GCGCATGGCCTATACCGCGCTCAGCAATTTCAAGATTCTTCTGGCCGATCTTTCCGGCCGCGCCCCGCGGGCGTGCTTGAGCCGCGGCAGCTCTGTCCTTCTCGAGGGGAGGCCTTTGCGGGAGATGGGCTACGAGTCTCTGGCCGACTGCGAGCGCGAGGCCCGGTGGCTTCTGACCCTGATGACGATCCGCCCGGGCTGATGCCTATCCGCGTTCTGCACGAGGACGAGCGCCTTATCGCGGTGGACAAGCCCCGCGGGCAGCTGGCGGTGCCGGGGCGCGGGAGGGATGACGCTCCTTCCTTAAAAGAGGAGGTTTCGGCTTATCTCCGGCGCCCGGCCTTCGCGGTCCATCGCTTGGATCGCGAGGCTAGCGGCGTCTTGGTGTTCGCCAAAGAGGAGCGGGCACACAAGCGGCTGTGTCTTCTCTTTGAGCGGCGCGAAGTTCGCAAGACTTACCTGGCGGTTGTCCTTGGAGATGTCAGGGGGGAAGGGAAAATAGACGCCCCCTTGCGGGCCTACGGCTCCGGGCGCATGGGTGTTGCCCGCGCGGGCGAGGGTGGCAAGCCGAGCCTCACTTATTATAAGGCCCTTGAGGCCCTGCGCGGCGCGACTTTGCTGGAGCTGCGTCCGGTGACGGGGCGCCGGCATCAATTGCGCGCCCATCTCTTCGGCCTGGGCCACCCCATTCTCGGCGAT
The sequence above is a segment of the Elusimicrobiota bacterium genome. Coding sequences within it:
- a CDS encoding RluA family pseudouridine synthase, with protein sequence MPIRVLHEDERLIAVDKPRGQLAVPGRGRDDAPSLKEEVSAYLRRPAFAVHRLDREASGVLVFAKEERAHKRLCLLFERREVRKTYLAVVLGDVRGEGKIDAPLRAYGSGRMGVARAGEGGKPSLTYYKALEALRGATLLELRPVTGRRHQLRAHLFGLGHPILGDSLYGRERPVGGAARLMLHAVELVVPDWDGKELKIRAEAGRDFLDALTLLRAAS